A genomic window from Terriglobia bacterium includes:
- a CDS encoding SRPBCC family protein produces the protein MEIKFGGDFVVRKTPEQVYDFLVDPNRFCPLLPDYQSKEIVDDKNFVVKLSVGISHIRGTATVKLGLIESDRAKHAVYEGKADVPGGSATLRAGFELETAPDGTKVVWSGQSNIVGRIASLAGGLLEPLAKKNIQKMIDQLQKALA, from the coding sequence ATGGAGATCAAGTTTGGCGGGGATTTTGTGGTGCGCAAGACGCCCGAGCAGGTCTACGACTTCCTGGTGGATCCCAACCGGTTCTGCCCGCTGCTGCCCGATTACCAGAGCAAGGAAATCGTGGACGACAAGAATTTCGTGGTGAAGCTCAGCGTGGGCATCTCGCACATCCGCGGCACGGCTACGGTGAAGCTGGGGCTGATCGAGTCGGACCGAGCGAAGCACGCCGTGTACGAAGGGAAGGCCGATGTTCCGGGCGGCTCGGCGACGCTGCGCGCCGGTTTTGAGCTGGAAACCGCGCCGGACGGCACGAAGGTGGTCTGGAGCGGGCAGTCCAATATCGTGGGGCGCATCGCCTCGTTGGCTGGGGGCCTGCTCGAGCCATTGGCCAAGAAGAACATCCAAAAGATGATTGACCAGTTGCAAAAGGCGCTTGCCTAA
- a CDS encoding xanthine dehydrogenase family protein molybdopterin-binding subunit, which translates to MARKKTKAVRAKGKKTATKLAGAIFSAKGPGKWVGQPIRRKEEDRLVRGKGIYVDDQKMPGMAHIRFVRSPFAHANIRSVDVSRAAEAPGVLCTLTGAEVAGMVQPFIEIGPDVGQKVADYPMGVNKVVYQGEPVAAVVADTRMAAEDAAELVEVDYEPLPPVMTAEDALKDETLVHPTMGTNRNWHGMFEYGDVEKAFQNAAHVVHIGRMHFHRFSSTPLETNGIIALWDSKADRIEFWSNNTFPAFAAQFLSPALGVRIDQIHMKSFDIGGGFGIKITNYPYMALCALASRKLGGKQVKWTETRTEHMLASAHGNERTFYDTRVALDKNGVITALDSRHVDDCGAYPRYEPLGCVIWAQVLPGAYRLRNVRIDMNQIVSNKCPVGPNRGYSRMQQLWFMERVLDICGHTLGIPTDEMRVRNYIRKEEMPYETPNGCVYDSGDYAGMLALGKKLIGWDEWKKKQAAARKEGRWLGIGIGSTLDSGTNNFGQARIINAGAPFSGQSKAAIAKLDIYGEVVVSMGSVPQGQGHETTAAQTVAEVLNIPPDLVKVKPGFDTEQNVYTGHTGTYASQFAVTGLSAINGAAEKLKKEMARLAAWVLKAKEKNLEFGVGEQGPEVRVKGKKGKSINYWALANIVNVNNADMPEELWDVTLNCRHVYHAPFHVPDLQRKFGNLTLTYAAQIHLAVVEVDRETFQPKILAYACVDDCGRAINPRIVQGQVHGCTAHGIGAALMENCAYDADGNLLASTFSDYTPITVMNMPDLLYGHIESPSPFSFNGAKGMGEGGAAPVHTISAALQDALYSNGVIIEESHNNGDSIYRALERARAGEYASVVRVEHRKAARAR; encoded by the coding sequence ATGGCCAGGAAGAAAACCAAGGCAGTGCGCGCCAAAGGCAAGAAGACGGCCACGAAACTTGCGGGCGCAATCTTCAGCGCCAAGGGGCCCGGGAAGTGGGTGGGCCAGCCGATCCGCCGGAAGGAAGAAGACCGCCTGGTGCGGGGCAAGGGCATTTATGTGGACGACCAGAAGATGCCCGGGATGGCGCACATCCGCTTCGTGCGCTCACCCTTTGCGCACGCCAATATCCGCAGCGTGGATGTTTCCCGCGCCGCCGAAGCCCCGGGAGTGCTGTGCACGCTGACCGGCGCGGAAGTCGCCGGGATGGTGCAGCCGTTTATCGAGATCGGCCCGGACGTCGGCCAGAAGGTCGCCGATTATCCGATGGGCGTGAACAAGGTGGTGTACCAGGGCGAGCCGGTGGCCGCGGTGGTGGCGGACACGCGCATGGCCGCGGAGGACGCCGCGGAGCTGGTGGAAGTGGACTACGAGCCGCTGCCGCCGGTGATGACCGCCGAGGATGCGCTGAAGGACGAAACCCTCGTGCATCCCACGATGGGCACGAACCGCAACTGGCACGGAATGTTCGAATACGGCGACGTGGAGAAGGCCTTCCAGAACGCCGCGCACGTGGTGCACATCGGGCGCATGCATTTTCACCGCTTCTCGTCCACGCCGCTGGAGACCAACGGGATCATCGCGCTGTGGGATTCGAAAGCCGACCGCATCGAGTTCTGGTCCAACAACACGTTTCCGGCGTTTGCGGCGCAGTTTCTCTCGCCGGCGCTGGGCGTGCGCATCGACCAGATTCACATGAAGAGTTTCGACATCGGCGGGGGCTTCGGCATCAAGATCACCAACTACCCGTACATGGCGCTGTGCGCCCTGGCTTCGCGCAAGCTGGGGGGCAAGCAGGTGAAGTGGACGGAGACGCGCACCGAGCACATGCTGGCGAGCGCGCACGGCAATGAGCGCACTTTCTACGACACGCGGGTGGCGCTGGACAAGAACGGGGTGATCACCGCGCTCGATTCGCGGCACGTGGACGATTGCGGCGCCTACCCGCGTTACGAGCCGCTGGGCTGCGTCATCTGGGCGCAGGTGCTGCCCGGGGCCTACCGGCTGCGTAACGTGCGCATCGACATGAACCAGATCGTCAGCAACAAGTGCCCGGTGGGCCCGAACCGCGGCTATTCGCGCATGCAGCAACTGTGGTTCATGGAGCGCGTGCTGGACATCTGCGGGCACACGCTGGGCATTCCCACCGACGAAATGCGGGTGCGCAACTACATCCGCAAGGAGGAGATGCCCTACGAGACGCCCAACGGCTGCGTCTACGATTCCGGGGACTACGCCGGGATGCTGGCGCTGGGCAAGAAGCTGATCGGCTGGGACGAGTGGAAGAAGAAGCAAGCCGCGGCGCGCAAGGAAGGGCGCTGGCTGGGCATCGGCATCGGCTCGACGCTCGATTCCGGCACGAACAACTTCGGCCAGGCGCGCATCATCAACGCCGGCGCACCGTTTTCCGGGCAGTCCAAGGCGGCCATCGCCAAGCTGGACATTTACGGCGAAGTGGTGGTGAGCATGGGCTCGGTGCCGCAGGGGCAGGGCCATGAAACCACGGCGGCGCAGACCGTCGCGGAAGTGCTGAACATTCCGCCGGACCTGGTGAAGGTGAAACCGGGCTTCGACACCGAGCAGAACGTCTACACGGGGCACACCGGCACGTATGCCAGCCAGTTCGCGGTCACCGGGCTTTCCGCGATCAACGGCGCGGCAGAGAAGCTGAAGAAGGAAATGGCGCGGCTGGCGGCGTGGGTGCTCAAGGCCAAGGAGAAAAATCTGGAGTTCGGCGTCGGGGAGCAGGGGCCGGAAGTCCGGGTGAAAGGGAAGAAGGGGAAGTCGATCAATTACTGGGCGCTCGCCAACATCGTCAACGTCAACAACGCCGATATGCCGGAAGAGTTGTGGGACGTGACGCTGAACTGCCGGCACGTCTACCACGCGCCGTTCCACGTGCCGGATCTCCAGCGGAAATTCGGCAACCTGACGCTGACCTACGCGGCGCAGATCCACCTCGCGGTCGTCGAAGTGGACCGGGAGACGTTCCAGCCCAAGATTCTGGCCTATGCCTGCGTGGACGACTGCGGCCGGGCCATCAACCCGCGCATCGTGCAGGGGCAGGTGCATGGCTGCACGGCGCACGGCATTGGCGCGGCGCTCATGGAAAACTGCGCCTACGACGCCGACGGCAACCTTCTGGCATCCACCTTCAGCGATTACACGCCGATCACCGTGATGAACATGCCCGATCTGCTGTACGGGCACATCGAATCGCCTTCGCCGTTCTCGTTTAACGGCGCCAAGGGCATGGGCGAGGGCGGAGCGGCGCCGGTGCACACCATCTCCGCGGCACTGCAGGATGCCCTCTATTCGAACGGAGTCATCATCGAGGAGTCGCACAACAACGGCGATTCCATCTACCGCGCGCTGGAGCGCGCCCGCGCCGGCGAATATGCCTCCGTGGTGCGCGTCGAGCACCGCAAGGCAGCGCGCGCCCGGTGA
- a CDS encoding Xaa-Pro peptidase family protein gives MAFPLDQEKWRRIRERMAKENLDAIVVRAPDNVLYLTNYWTMKGYDLAIFPREGDPTLVVVEPQFREAQRTAWNQDVRFFRFYNPADPRPPMIRSLEMAIDVLRERKLTGRVGIELSQSSQICDRMVGEPTVYWKGFYDAFFAACREVVDAATILAELRMIKTPQEIERMRLANELAAIGMEHARDNIRPGMKESEVAAMIEGHIHAVGVGYKDKVEMARAFTLVWSGRGIATFTATSHRPVVENEPTLVEIWVCADGYWTDLTKNLCPGRLTAEYNTLLDQLLKIYQDAIGCVRDGAPLGEIDRSIRKGIAAAGYPGQPSHPVAHGVGARAHEPPYSHQAAPGTIRAGMVLAIEPGLYWEGGGGLRLEDNFLVTANGCERLCPYPDDFRR, from the coding sequence ATGGCGTTTCCACTGGACCAGGAAAAATGGCGGCGCATCCGCGAGCGGATGGCGAAGGAAAATCTGGACGCGATCGTGGTACGCGCGCCGGATAACGTCCTCTACCTCACGAACTACTGGACGATGAAGGGCTACGACCTGGCGATCTTCCCGCGCGAGGGCGACCCCACGCTGGTGGTGGTGGAGCCGCAGTTTCGCGAGGCGCAGCGCACCGCCTGGAACCAGGATGTGCGGTTCTTCCGCTTCTACAATCCGGCAGATCCCCGCCCGCCGATGATCCGCTCGCTGGAGATGGCCATCGACGTCCTGCGTGAGCGCAAGCTCACAGGGCGGGTGGGCATTGAGCTCTCGCAGAGCTCGCAGATCTGCGACCGCATGGTGGGCGAGCCGACGGTGTATTGGAAGGGCTTCTACGACGCGTTCTTTGCGGCCTGCCGCGAGGTGGTAGACGCCGCGACGATCCTCGCCGAGCTGCGCATGATCAAGACGCCGCAGGAGATCGAGCGCATGCGTCTGGCCAACGAGCTGGCGGCCATCGGCATGGAGCACGCGCGCGACAACATCCGCCCGGGAATGAAAGAGAGTGAAGTGGCGGCGATGATCGAAGGCCACATCCACGCCGTGGGCGTGGGCTACAAGGACAAGGTGGAGATGGCGCGGGCGTTCACGCTGGTGTGGTCCGGGCGGGGCATCGCCACGTTCACGGCCACCAGCCACCGCCCGGTCGTCGAAAACGAGCCGACGCTGGTGGAAATCTGGGTGTGCGCGGACGGCTACTGGACCGACCTGACCAAGAATCTGTGCCCCGGGCGGCTCACCGCCGAGTACAATACTCTGCTCGACCAGTTGCTGAAGATCTACCAGGACGCCATCGGCTGCGTGCGCGACGGCGCGCCGCTCGGGGAGATCGACCGCAGTATCCGCAAAGGGATCGCCGCCGCGGGCTATCCGGGGCAGCCGTCGCATCCCGTGGCGCACGGCGTGGGCGCGCGGGCGCACGAGCCGCCGTATTCGCACCAGGCCGCGCCGGGCACGATACGCGCGGGCATGGTGCTGGCCATCGAGCCGGGCCTGTACTGGGAAGGCGGCGGCGGGCTGCGTCTGGAAGACAATTTTCTAGTGACCGCGAACGGCTGCGAACGACTCTGTCCTTACCCGGACGATTTTCGCCGCTGA
- a CDS encoding M20/M25/M40 family metallo-hydrolase — protein sequence MNPDLAKTILAQIREEEIVAMSCDVVNIQSPTGEEGEMARYMRRTFEEAGLQVAWQEVEEGRANVVGLWEGTANGKSVMFNGHMDTSNTGRETYLTGRGYKAKAIIEKGLIYGLGIYNMKGALVCYTQAVKALMRAGVKLDGDVSIAAVAGEIEKTQWSDEFLGKEYRGYGVGTHHLVNHGVTPDMCILGEPTDLQLVLGHYGTMWARISTHGHYVHTAFTRGKQDHSSVFRMTKILPAVYDWIAAWEKKAVYEGQPGVVNVGCIRGGYPWRVSRTPDRTDVFLDVRVPPTMPLKEARKALKQLVLELRKAHPDYGIEQEIFVSVPGAEISKDHELVKTIEACHQKVLGTAPKHTTVLWDSDASVMTRFGIETLNYGPSSGPRDAEGEKVAIETLVNTTKVYALAVAELCGAR from the coding sequence ATGAATCCCGACCTGGCTAAAACAATCCTCGCGCAAATCCGCGAGGAAGAGATCGTGGCGATGAGCTGTGACGTGGTAAATATCCAGAGCCCCACGGGCGAAGAAGGCGAGATGGCGCGCTACATGCGCCGCACCTTCGAAGAGGCCGGACTGCAGGTGGCCTGGCAGGAGGTCGAGGAAGGCCGCGCCAACGTGGTGGGCCTGTGGGAAGGCACGGCAAACGGCAAGAGCGTGATGTTCAACGGGCACATGGACACTTCCAACACCGGCCGGGAGACGTACCTGACCGGGCGAGGCTACAAGGCCAAGGCCATCATCGAAAAGGGCCTGATCTACGGCCTGGGCATCTACAACATGAAGGGCGCGCTAGTCTGCTACACGCAGGCGGTGAAGGCGCTGATGCGCGCGGGGGTGAAGCTGGACGGCGATGTGAGCATCGCGGCGGTGGCCGGGGAGATCGAGAAGACGCAGTGGAGCGATGAGTTCCTCGGCAAGGAGTACCGCGGCTACGGCGTGGGCACGCACCACCTGGTGAATCACGGGGTGACGCCGGACATGTGCATCCTCGGCGAGCCGACGGACCTGCAACTGGTTCTGGGGCATTACGGCACGATGTGGGCGCGCATTTCGACGCACGGCCACTACGTGCACACGGCGTTCACGCGCGGCAAGCAGGACCACAGCTCGGTCTTCCGCATGACGAAGATTCTCCCCGCGGTCTATGACTGGATCGCGGCGTGGGAGAAGAAGGCCGTGTACGAGGGGCAGCCGGGAGTGGTGAACGTGGGCTGCATCCGCGGGGGCTACCCCTGGCGCGTGAGCCGCACGCCGGATCGCACCGACGTGTTCCTGGACGTGCGCGTGCCGCCGACCATGCCGCTGAAGGAAGCGCGCAAGGCGCTGAAGCAGCTGGTGCTGGAGCTGCGCAAGGCGCATCCGGACTACGGCATCGAACAGGAGATTTTCGTTTCCGTGCCCGGCGCGGAGATCAGCAAGGATCACGAGCTGGTGAAGACCATCGAGGCGTGCCATCAGAAGGTGCTGGGCACGGCGCCGAAGCACACCACCGTGCTGTGGGATTCCGACGCTTCGGTGATGACGCGCTTCGGCATCGAAACGCTGAATTACGGCCCTTCGAGCGGCCCGCGCGATGCGGAAGGCGAGAAGGTGGCCATCGAAACGCTGGTCAACACGACGAAAGTTTACGCGCTGGCGGTCGCCGAACTCTGCGGCGCGCGCTGA
- a CDS encoding LLM class flavin-dependent oxidoreductase — MSMPFKIGVLQLSMEPLDETVHMAQACDAAGFDVFWLAEAYPWWRKHSMEARSSTAETAIIARETKKIAIGWGIISPYTRHPVQIAMEARVLQEAAGKGRFLLGLGASKIFMKEIGEGEKGKEVGPATVMRESIEIIQALLAGNEVKYEGKAFQTYAPPIKADAHVPRWPVPIYVAGTGPVMQRLAGSHSAGLLTASITTPKFAAYSKKAMEEGAIAAGKDPAKLDLGCVVVGSIGENPRTAREGAREMAAMYLANKVQNIRGSADTLLECAGLTMEEIAPIAEAMEQGGRKAAAKAVSDAILDKVCPVAGTPSQCIEKLEEYRAAGCTQMMLELWGKDRPAQAKLFGKKVLPHFRKKKR, encoded by the coding sequence ATGAGCATGCCGTTCAAAATCGGAGTATTGCAACTGAGCATGGAGCCGCTGGACGAAACCGTGCACATGGCGCAGGCCTGCGACGCCGCGGGCTTCGACGTATTCTGGCTGGCGGAGGCCTACCCGTGGTGGCGCAAGCATTCCATGGAAGCGCGTTCGTCCACGGCGGAAACGGCGATCATCGCGCGGGAGACGAAGAAGATCGCCATCGGCTGGGGCATCATCTCGCCCTACACGCGGCATCCCGTGCAGATCGCCATGGAAGCGCGCGTTCTGCAAGAAGCCGCCGGCAAGGGGCGCTTCCTGCTTGGGCTGGGCGCGTCGAAGATCTTCATGAAGGAGATCGGCGAGGGCGAGAAGGGCAAGGAGGTCGGCCCCGCGACGGTGATGCGCGAGAGCATCGAAATCATCCAGGCGCTGCTCGCGGGCAACGAAGTGAAGTACGAGGGCAAGGCCTTCCAGACCTACGCCCCGCCGATCAAGGCCGACGCGCACGTGCCGCGCTGGCCCGTGCCCATTTACGTGGCGGGCACCGGCCCGGTGATGCAGCGCCTTGCCGGTTCGCATTCCGCCGGGCTGCTGACCGCCAGCATCACGACGCCGAAATTCGCCGCGTATTCGAAGAAGGCGATGGAGGAGGGAGCGATCGCGGCGGGCAAGGACCCCGCGAAGCTGGACCTCGGCTGCGTGGTGGTCGGCAGCATCGGCGAAAATCCGCGGACCGCGCGGGAAGGCGCCCGCGAAATGGCTGCCATGTACCTGGCCAACAAGGTGCAGAACATCCGGGGCTCCGCCGATACGCTGCTCGAGTGCGCCGGGCTGACCATGGAGGAGATCGCGCCGATCGCCGAAGCCATGGAGCAGGGCGGGCGCAAGGCCGCCGCGAAGGCGGTGAGCGACGCTATTCTCGACAAGGTCTGCCCGGTTGCCGGCACGCCCTCCCAGTGCATCGAAAAGCTGGAAGAGTACCGCGCGGCGGGCTGCACGCAGATGATGCTCGAGCTGTGGGGCAAGGATCGTCCCGCCCAGGCCAAGCTCTTCGGCAAAAAAGTCTTGCCGCACTTCCGCAAGAAGAAGCGTTAG
- a CDS encoding ketopantoate reductase family protein, which translates to MKRICIIGVGSIGSLYAAHLARVAEVWAFVRRPEHARALNEQGLRVTGTHEFHVKLRASNEPAEMPQFDLGIVCCKATQTEDAMRPVAHLFRNGTVLSSQNGLGSEEIIAALTKGYVIRGTTFMSGTRHSDTHVQLELDTETWIGPFEPTNTPFSLVQEAADLINAAGLKAVALEDARPAQWSKLIFNASVNSVAALTELVHSFHYAEEKKFDDLGHLLHDLIEEGKCVAAGLGVKLREDPWEMNKIGARTDHPPSMLYDIRHKLRTEVDFLGGAIAREAHRAGIPAPLHSALYRLIRGKEASWTYRGKKEGAAG; encoded by the coding sequence ATGAAGCGCATCTGCATCATTGGTGTGGGCTCAATCGGGAGCCTGTACGCCGCGCATCTGGCGCGCGTCGCGGAGGTGTGGGCCTTTGTGCGCCGCCCCGAGCACGCCCGCGCGCTGAACGAGCAGGGGCTGCGCGTTACCGGCACGCACGAGTTCCACGTGAAACTGCGCGCTTCGAACGAGCCCGCCGAGATGCCGCAGTTCGACCTGGGCATCGTCTGCTGCAAGGCCACGCAAACCGAGGACGCGATGCGGCCGGTGGCGCATCTGTTCCGCAACGGCACCGTGCTCTCTTCGCAGAACGGTTTGGGCTCCGAAGAGATCATCGCCGCGCTGACCAAGGGTTATGTCATCCGCGGCACGACGTTCATGAGCGGCACCCGCCACAGCGACACCCACGTCCAGCTCGAACTGGACACTGAGACCTGGATAGGGCCGTTCGAGCCGACCAACACACCTTTTTCGCTGGTGCAAGAGGCCGCCGACCTGATCAATGCGGCCGGGTTGAAAGCTGTCGCGCTGGAAGACGCGCGGCCGGCGCAGTGGTCCAAGCTCATCTTCAACGCCTCGGTCAATTCCGTCGCTGCGTTGACGGAGCTGGTGCACAGCTTTCATTATGCCGAAGAGAAGAAGTTCGACGACCTCGGGCATCTGCTGCACGACCTGATCGAGGAAGGAAAGTGCGTCGCCGCGGGCCTCGGCGTAAAGCTCCGCGAGGATCCCTGGGAGATGAACAAGATCGGCGCGCGGACCGATCACCCGCCTTCGATGCTCTACGACATCCGCCACAAGCTGCGCACCGAAGTGGATTTTCTCGGCGGGGCCATCGCCCGCGAGGCGCACCGTGCCGGCATTCCCGCTCCGCTGCACAGCGCGCTGTACCGGCTGATTCGGGGCAAGGAAGCGTCCTGGACCTACCGCGGGAAGAAAGAGGGGGCGGCGGGATGA
- a CDS encoding 2-dehydropantoate 2-reductase: MSTKICIVGCGAIGSLFAAHLAKLADVEVHAYDVSKEHTKAINERGLRISGAADFTAKLHATTDAREIPPCEFGIVATKSTHTRGAIEQTAHLFGENSAVCSVQNGVGNEEIIAEQVKYVIRGTTFPAGHVIEPGHVGFDINGDTWIGPYEPTKTPYARVEKLAELLNRAGMKVVPLQDARGAQWTKLIFNAATNPVGALTLLHHGAATRFAPTGALFNALIAEGEAVAKALGITLHGDPRALVQKGASAPGKHKASMLQDILAKRQTEVDFMNGAIANWGEKAGVPTPLNRAVWQLIKGLEHSWTDPA; the protein is encoded by the coding sequence ATGAGCACGAAAATCTGCATCGTCGGCTGCGGCGCCATCGGCAGCCTGTTCGCAGCGCACCTGGCCAAGCTCGCGGACGTGGAAGTGCACGCCTACGACGTCTCGAAGGAGCACACCAAGGCCATCAACGAGCGCGGGCTGCGCATCAGCGGCGCGGCGGACTTTACCGCCAAGCTGCACGCCACGACCGACGCGCGGGAAATTCCGCCGTGCGAATTCGGCATCGTGGCCACCAAGAGCACGCACACGCGCGGCGCCATCGAGCAGACCGCGCACCTCTTCGGGGAGAACAGCGCCGTCTGCTCGGTGCAGAACGGCGTGGGCAACGAAGAGATCATCGCCGAGCAGGTGAAATACGTGATTCGCGGCACGACGTTTCCCGCGGGGCACGTGATCGAGCCGGGCCACGTGGGCTTCGACATCAACGGGGACACCTGGATCGGGCCGTACGAGCCGACCAAGACCCCCTATGCGCGCGTCGAGAAGCTCGCCGAGCTGCTGAACCGCGCGGGGATGAAAGTCGTGCCGCTGCAGGATGCCCGCGGGGCGCAGTGGACCAAGCTGATCTTCAACGCGGCGACGAATCCTGTGGGCGCGCTCACGCTGCTGCATCACGGAGCGGCCACGCGCTTCGCTCCGACCGGCGCGCTTTTTAACGCGCTGATTGCCGAAGGCGAAGCCGTGGCCAAGGCCCTGGGCATCACGCTGCACGGCGATCCGCGGGCGCTGGTGCAGAAGGGCGCCAGCGCGCCAGGCAAGCACAAAGCCAGCATGCTGCAGGACATTCTGGCGAAGCGCCAGACCGAAGTGGATTTCATGAACGGCGCGATCGCGAACTGGGGCGAGAAGGCGGGTGTGCCCACGCCGCTCAACCGCGCGGTGTGGCAGTTGATCAAGGGGCTTGAGCATTCCTGGACGGACCCGGCCTGA
- a CDS encoding M24 family metallopeptidase, which translates to MPSPQEIERRYKNIRAAMAAEKVDALIVCGNQYAGFEGAVRYTSDFEIVHRYVYVLIPLEGDPTLVFPREARWIGDKKKTFVREHVWAEIPGKWLREKAEEKQWSRVAVHGLDFVMAVRDYRELEIGSFDLVPFDVPFDMARAVKSEEELAGVRDSMDIILDGFRALLKGYEPGKSEAEIMAPAVERFFARGAGPRMMNIVLCGTRGEAEAHFKVPSLRAVAADDLLLYSLEITGVDGYWVEFSRALIRGNPSPRTRAMSDVYPEAMEAARRLMREGELACNVHKAAADIFAKAGFTLGHLTGHSIGLTMLEYPSIGANTKVELKENMVLSFHPQVVDQDGQVCLYTQDTFRVGKSEGECLVNIPWKFYNGSETVGKA; encoded by the coding sequence ATGCCTAGTCCGCAGGAGATCGAGCGCCGCTACAAGAACATTCGCGCCGCGATGGCCGCCGAGAAGGTGGACGCGCTTATCGTGTGCGGCAACCAGTACGCCGGTTTCGAAGGCGCCGTGCGCTACACCTCGGACTTCGAAATCGTGCACCGCTACGTCTACGTGCTGATCCCCCTCGAGGGCGACCCGACGCTGGTGTTTCCGCGCGAGGCGCGCTGGATCGGGGACAAGAAGAAAACCTTTGTGCGCGAGCACGTGTGGGCGGAGATTCCCGGGAAGTGGCTGCGGGAAAAGGCCGAGGAGAAGCAGTGGTCGCGCGTCGCGGTCCACGGCCTGGACTTCGTCATGGCCGTGCGCGATTACCGCGAGCTGGAGATCGGCTCGTTCGACCTGGTGCCCTTCGACGTGCCTTTCGACATGGCCCGCGCGGTGAAGAGCGAGGAAGAGCTGGCCGGCGTGCGCGACAGCATGGACATCATCCTCGACGGCTTCCGCGCGCTGCTGAAGGGTTACGAGCCGGGGAAGAGCGAGGCGGAGATCATGGCCCCGGCGGTCGAGCGCTTTTTCGCGCGCGGAGCCGGGCCGCGCATGATGAACATCGTTCTGTGCGGAACGCGCGGGGAAGCCGAGGCGCACTTCAAGGTGCCGTCGCTGCGCGCGGTGGCTGCCGACGACCTGCTGCTCTACTCGCTGGAAATCACCGGCGTGGACGGCTACTGGGTGGAGTTTTCGCGCGCTTTGATCCGCGGCAACCCCAGCCCGCGCACCCGGGCCATGAGCGACGTCTATCCCGAGGCCATGGAGGCCGCGCGGCGGTTGATGCGCGAGGGCGAGCTGGCCTGCAACGTGCACAAGGCCGCCGCGGACATTTTCGCCAAGGCGGGATTCACCCTGGGCCATCTCACCGGGCACTCCATCGGCCTGACGATGCTCGAGTATCCGTCCATCGGGGCGAACACCAAGGTCGAGTTGAAGGAGAACATGGTTCTCAGCTTTCATCCGCAGGTAGTGGATCAGGACGGCCAGGTCTGCCTGTACACGCAGGACACCTTCCGCGTGGGCAAGAGCGAAGGCGAGTGCCTGGTGAACATTCCGTGGAAGTTTTATAACGGCTCAGAAACGGTGGGGAAAGCATGA